The nucleotide window TCGGCGCCGACTCCGCCGCCTCGCGAAACGGGCCGTAGAACGCGGACGCGAACTTGGCCGAGTACGCCATGATTGCGACGTGACTGAATCCGTTGCCGTCGAGTGCGGCGCGAATCGCGCCGACCCGGCCATCCATCATGTCGGACGGCGCGACGATATCGGCGCCCGCGCGCGCATGCGACAGCGCCGAGCGCGCCAGCAGCTCGAGCGTCGCGTCGTTATCGACGTCGTTGCCGGCGAGCGCGCCGCAATGCCCATGGTCGGTGTACTCGCACATGCACACGTCGGTAATCACCGCCATCCCGGGCACGCGCTCTTTGATCTCGCGTATCGCGCGCTGCACTTCGCCGTTGTCGTTCCATGCCTCGCTGCCCTGCGGGTCCTTGCGTTCGGGAATTCCAAACAGGATGACCGCGGGGACGCCGGCGGCCCAGGTCTCGCGCGCCTCCGCGACGACGTTGTCCACCGACATTTGCGCCACGCCCGGCATCGATGCGATCGCGTTCTTCACGCCGCGCCCGGGGCACACGAACATCGGCGCAATAAGGTCGTCGGGCGACAACCGCGTCTCGCGAACCATCCTTCGAATCGTTTCAGTGCGTCGCAGCCGCCGCGGCCGATTGATTGGAAATGCCATAGTTCTTCCCCGGGTGGATTATATAGGACGAGCAAACCTAACCCCTAACCCCTTCCGAATGCGGGACGGGGAACAATCGCGAATTTAATCTGAGGACAGAGCGAGCTTGGGTTTGAGCTGCAAGTCGTAGTACGGGCGCATCGAGCGCAGCGCGCGCATCTGATGATAGGCGAGTTCGTCGTCGGGGTAGCGATGCTCGGGGCCGAGCACGCATCCGGCCCGCGCGTGGCATCGCGGCGTGCATTCCGCCTCGACTTCGACGCGATGCGTCAGGCATTTGGGGATGTTCCATCCCGAATCTGCGCTTACCGCGCCGGCCGGACACGCGGGAATACAGGTGCGCGCGGTGCATCGGGGACATGG belongs to Candidatus Binatus sp. and includes:
- the hemB gene encoding porphobilinogen synthase, whose protein sequence is MAFPINRPRRLRRTETIRRMVRETRLSPDDLIAPMFVCPGRGVKNAIASMPGVAQMSVDNVVAEARETWAAGVPAVILFGIPERKDPQGSEAWNDNGEVQRAIREIKERVPGMAVITDVCMCEYTDHGHCGALAGNDVDNDATLELLARSALSHARAGADIVAPSDMMDGRVGAIRAALDGNGFSHVAIMAYSAKFASAFYGPFREAAESAPKFGDRRSYQMDPPNGDEAMREVALDLEEGADIVMVKPALPYLDLIWRVKQEFNAPVAAYNVSGEYSMIRAAGINGWIDEERATLEVLTAIKRAGADLILTYFAKDVARKLRA